The Persephonella atlantica genome includes a window with the following:
- the atpD gene encoding F0F1 ATP synthase subunit beta, translated as MADMKGKIVQVVGPVVDVEFETEELPEIRWALKTVRTAIDDRGNETSEELYLEVAQHLGEKRVRTIAYGPTDGLVRGQDVESVGGPLQIPVGKAVLGRIFNVVGQPIDDGGPVEAEERWPIFRPAPSFEEQSTKVEIFETGIKVIDLLVPFIKGGKVGLFGGAGVGKTVLMQELIHNIAKFHSGYSVVVGVGERTREGNDLWMEMKESGVLPYTAMVYGQMNEPPGVRFRVAQTGLTMAEYFRDVEKQDVLIFIDNIFRFVQAGAEVSTLLGRLPSAVGYQPTLGTDVGEVQERITSTVNGSITSIQAVYVPADDITDPAPASVFAHLDATIVLQRRLAELGIYPAIDPLESTSKALAPEYVGEEHYYVAREVQRILQRYKELQEIIAILGMEELSEEDKALVYRARKLQRFLAQKFHVAEQFTGQPGDYVKREDTIKSFKEVVEGKWDHLPEQAFYMVADIEDAKRKAEEMAEKQG; from the coding sequence ATGGCAGATATGAAAGGAAAGATTGTTCAGGTCGTTGGACCTGTTGTTGACGTTGAGTTTGAAACAGAGGAACTCCCAGAGATAAGATGGGCATTAAAAACAGTAAGAACAGCTATTGACGACAGGGGAAATGAAACATCAGAAGAGCTTTACCTTGAGGTTGCACAGCACCTTGGAGAAAAAAGGGTAAGAACAATAGCATATGGTCCAACAGACGGCCTTGTCAGAGGACAGGATGTTGAAAGTGTTGGAGGACCTCTCCAGATACCTGTTGGAAAAGCTGTTCTTGGAAGAATCTTTAACGTTGTAGGACAGCCTATAGATGATGGGGGTCCAGTAGAGGCAGAGGAGAGATGGCCTATATTCAGACCTGCTCCATCATTTGAAGAGCAGTCAACAAAGGTTGAGATATTTGAAACAGGTATTAAAGTTATAGACCTGCTTGTTCCATTTATCAAAGGTGGAAAAGTAGGACTGTTCGGTGGTGCAGGAGTTGGAAAAACTGTTCTGATGCAGGAGCTTATCCACAACATCGCTAAGTTTCACTCTGGATACTCTGTCGTTGTTGGTGTTGGAGAAAGGACAAGGGAAGGAAACGACCTGTGGATGGAGATGAAAGAGTCAGGAGTTCTTCCGTACACTGCCATGGTTTACGGACAGATGAACGAGCCACCGGGAGTTAGATTCAGAGTTGCACAGACAGGTCTGACAATGGCTGAGTACTTCAGGGATGTTGAAAAACAGGACGTTCTTATATTTATAGACAACATATTCAGATTTGTTCAGGCTGGTGCGGAAGTTTCAACACTTCTTGGAAGACTGCCTTCTGCAGTTGGATACCAGCCGACACTGGGAACAGACGTTGGTGAGGTTCAGGAAAGGATTACATCTACAGTAAATGGTTCTATCACATCTATTCAGGCTGTTTACGTTCCTGCTGACGACATTACAGACCCTGCTCCAGCATCTGTATTTGCTCACCTTGATGCGACAATCGTTCTCCAGAGAAGACTTGCAGAGCTGGGAATCTATCCAGCTATTGACCCATTAGAGTCTACATCAAAAGCTCTTGCTCCAGAGTATGTTGGTGAAGAGCACTACTACGTGGCAAGGGAAGTTCAGAGAATCCTCCAGAGATACAAGGAACTGCAGGAGATTATTGCTATACTTGGTATGGAGGAGCTTTCAGAAGAAGACAAAGCTTTAGTTTACAGAGCAAGAAAGCTACAGAGATTCCTCGCTCAGAAGTTCCACGTTGCTGAGCAGTTTACAGGTCAGCCCGGTGATTACGTAAAGAGAGAAGACACAATAAAATCCTTCAAAGAAGTGGTTGAAGGTAAGTGGGACCACCTTCCAGAACAGGCATTCTACATGGTTGCTGACATAGAAGACGCAAAAAGAAAAGCTGAAGAAATGGCAGAAAAACAGGGATAA
- a CDS encoding F0F1 ATP synthase subunit gamma yields MAKLSPRDIKRKIQGIKNTQRITKAMKAVSAAKLNKARAMLNATRPYSERLYDLINDLAMFVDREIHPLLRIREERKIDYVVITADRGLAGAFNSYVIKRTLSDVQKFQEEGKEVNLLLIGRKAVQFFKNKGYSIIEEYEDIYRDHMNLAFTSKVGGVLAERYENEKTDAVYLINNELITTATYETKVRKLFPIEPELSYDKLSELSRYNIEPSAEDVLEELLKRYINFQLYRALVESSTAEHAARMIAMDNATRNAGEAIKRWTIIFNKARQEAITTELIDIINAANAIE; encoded by the coding sequence ATGGCAAAGCTCTCACCAAGGGATATAAAGAGGAAGATACAGGGTATAAAGAATACCCAGCGTATTACAAAGGCGATGAAGGCAGTTTCTGCCGCCAAACTGAACAAAGCAAGGGCGATGCTTAATGCCACCCGCCCTTACTCAGAGAGGCTTTATGACCTGATAAACGACCTTGCAATGTTTGTTGATAGAGAGATACACCCCCTCCTGAGAATAAGAGAGGAAAGAAAGATAGATTATGTCGTTATAACGGCAGACAGAGGTCTGGCAGGAGCGTTTAACTCTTATGTTATAAAGAGAACTCTGTCAGACGTTCAGAAGTTTCAGGAAGAGGGGAAAGAAGTAAATCTCCTTCTAATAGGAAGGAAAGCTGTACAGTTTTTCAAAAATAAAGGATACAGCATTATTGAAGAGTACGAAGATATATACAGAGACCATATGAATTTAGCATTTACATCAAAGGTTGGAGGAGTTCTTGCAGAAAGATACGAAAATGAAAAGACAGACGCAGTTTACCTGATAAACAACGAGCTTATAACCACTGCAACCTATGAAACAAAGGTCAGAAAACTTTTCCCAATAGAGCCTGAGCTGAGCTATGACAAGCTTTCTGAGCTTTCCAGGTACAATATAGAGCCATCTGCCGAAGATGTATTAGAAGAACTTCTCAAAAGATACATTAACTTCCAGCTTTACAGAGCACTTGTAGAGTCATCAACGGCAGAGCATGCTGCAAGGATGATTGCTATGGATAACGCCACAAGGAATGCAGGGGAAGCCATCAAAAGATGGACAATCATATTTAACAAAGCAAGACAGGAAGCAATTACAACAGAGCTTATTGATATTATTAATGCAGCAAATGCAATTGAATAA
- a CDS encoding S41 family peptidase has protein sequence MKSRISLVAGILLVFIAGLSFGLNAKTDSQKLKEDLQLLNIYTEVFKIVKDIYVEPVDSKKLIYGSLRGMMNSLDPYSAFFTPDEYKDFTTETHGEFGGLGIEITMENHKLIIVAPIEDTPAWRAGLKPGDIIIEINGEPTDKMTLLQAVKKMRGKPGTKITLTIWRKGVEKPFKVTITRAIIKIRSVKTKELENGKIGYIRLTQFQENSAEDFQKALLKFKDKEGIIIDLRNNPGGLLSTAVRIADMILKKGDMIVYTRGRTPRSNEEFYSRTDPVIPLDLPIVVLVNKGSASASEILTGALKDNNRAIAVGDKTFGKASVQTLIPLPDGSGIKVTTAHYYTPSGKLIMNKGITPDIVVHVTEKEEMERLKAEREAKIHGKKVKIKDPQLDAAINAIKILNFAKKAEK, from the coding sequence ATGAAAAGTAGGATATCACTTGTTGCCGGAATACTTCTCGTATTTATTGCAGGTCTGAGTTTTGGTCTGAATGCAAAGACAGACAGTCAGAAACTGAAAGAAGACCTTCAGCTGCTGAATATATATACAGAAGTTTTCAAGATAGTAAAGGATATATACGTTGAGCCAGTTGATTCAAAAAAGCTGATTTACGGTTCCTTAAGGGGGATGATGAACTCCCTTGACCCGTATTCTGCATTTTTTACCCCCGATGAGTACAAAGACTTCACAACAGAAACCCATGGAGAGTTTGGTGGACTGGGAATAGAGATAACAATGGAAAATCACAAGCTGATAATTGTTGCTCCTATTGAAGATACCCCAGCGTGGAGAGCAGGTCTTAAACCGGGAGATATCATTATTGAGATAAATGGTGAGCCTACAGATAAAATGACACTGCTTCAGGCTGTCAAAAAGATGAGGGGGAAACCGGGAACAAAGATAACCCTTACAATATGGAGAAAAGGGGTTGAAAAACCATTTAAGGTAACAATAACAAGGGCTATAATAAAAATCAGAAGCGTAAAAACAAAGGAACTTGAAAACGGTAAAATTGGATACATCAGACTGACACAGTTTCAGGAGAACTCTGCAGAGGATTTCCAGAAGGCTCTCCTTAAGTTTAAAGACAAAGAAGGAATAATCATTGACCTGAGAAACAATCCGGGTGGACTGCTGTCAACAGCAGTCAGAATTGCAGATATGATACTGAAAAAGGGAGACATGATTGTATATACAAGGGGCAGAACTCCAAGATCAAACGAGGAATTTTACTCAAGAACAGATCCTGTTATTCCTCTTGACCTGCCAATAGTTGTTTTGGTCAATAAAGGCTCAGCCAGTGCTTCAGAGATTTTGACAGGTGCACTGAAAGATAACAACAGGGCTATTGCGGTTGGAGACAAAACCTTTGGAAAGGCATCTGTTCAAACACTGATACCACTGCCTGACGGTTCAGGTATAAAGGTAACAACAGCCCACTACTACACACCAAGTGGAAAACTGATTATGAACAAAGGTATAACACCAGACATTGTTGTCCATGTAACAGAGAAAGAGGAGATGGAAAGACTGAAGGCAGAAAGGGAAGCAAAGATACACGGCAAAAAGGTAAAGATAAAAGACCCTCAGCTTGATGCTGCAATCAATGCCATAAAAATCCTTAACTTTGCTAAAAAAGCTGAAAAATGA
- the atpH gene encoding ATP synthase F1 subunit delta encodes MKIDKKVLKRVVKVLLNKVPREETALIKVSDDLSLIQELYRKDKNFRNFVLNPLISFEDKEKLIDSLSQKADLDKNVVEAVKYVVKINKGNVLREIADQFRFEVEKFFATVKGEVITAYPVDEKLLEEIKNAVEKKLGKKVEFEVKQDSSIIGGIIVKAGSYVLDSSVRTYLRKLEQQLTSY; translated from the coding sequence TTGAAGATAGATAAAAAAGTTTTGAAGAGGGTTGTGAAGGTTCTTCTTAATAAGGTTCCAAGAGAAGAAACGGCACTTATAAAAGTTTCAGATGACCTTTCGCTAATTCAGGAACTTTACAGAAAAGACAAAAACTTCAGGAATTTCGTGCTCAATCCATTAATCAGTTTTGAAGACAAGGAAAAATTAATAGACAGCCTGTCTCAAAAAGCAGATCTTGATAAAAATGTGGTTGAAGCAGTCAAATATGTCGTAAAGATAAATAAAGGCAACGTCCTGAGAGAAATCGCAGACCAGTTCAGGTTTGAGGTTGAAAAGTTCTTTGCAACGGTAAAAGGAGAAGTGATAACAGCATATCCTGTAGATGAAAAACTGCTGGAAGAGATTAAAAACGCAGTAGAGAAAAAGCTCGGCAAAAAGGTTGAGTTTGAAGTGAAGCAGGATTCCTCTATTATAGGCGGAATTATTGTGAAAGCTGGTAGTTATGTCCTTGATTCTTCTGTAAGGACTTACCTGAGAAAATTGGAGCAGCAGCTCACATCTTACTAA
- the tsaD gene encoding tRNA (adenosine(37)-N6)-threonylcarbamoyltransferase complex transferase subunit TsaD: protein MIVLGIETSCDDTGVCLFHSEKGIISNVVSSQVKLHAEWGGVYPDLAAREHTRNIIPVLDRAVKEAKVKLSDIDAIAVTVAPGLIVSLVIGISSAKALSWSLKKPLIPVHHIEAHIFAIFIEQEVHFPFIALVVSGGHTELYIIRGFEDYLYLGGTLDDAAGEAYDKVARILGLGYPGGPIIDSLAKKGREVIKLPRPLLKDRGKNRFNFSFSGLKTAVMREAQKGIYRKEDIAHSFQEAVVDVLVGKTVDAVIEYGIKNVVVAGGVSANSRLRERFQEESQKTGFSVYFPPLYLCTDNGAMIAYTGYRRFKETGRTTGLDFEGKARLRLDRFVDYIRRGAGQ from the coding sequence ATGATCGTTTTAGGAATAGAGACCTCCTGTGATGATACAGGGGTCTGTCTTTTCCACTCTGAAAAGGGAATTATATCAAATGTAGTTTCATCTCAGGTAAAACTCCATGCAGAATGGGGAGGAGTATATCCAGACCTTGCTGCACGGGAGCACACAAGGAATATTATTCCGGTGTTAGACAGGGCTGTTAAAGAAGCCAAGGTAAAACTAAGTGATATAGATGCCATTGCTGTAACTGTTGCCCCTGGACTGATTGTATCCCTTGTTATAGGTATATCTTCAGCAAAGGCACTCAGCTGGAGTTTAAAAAAACCTCTTATTCCTGTTCATCACATTGAAGCCCACATTTTTGCCATATTCATTGAACAGGAAGTCCATTTTCCATTTATAGCCCTCGTTGTTTCAGGAGGTCATACAGAGCTGTACATAATAAGAGGATTTGAGGATTACCTTTATCTGGGAGGGACGTTAGATGATGCAGCAGGAGAAGCTTACGACAAAGTGGCAAGGATTTTAGGTCTTGGATATCCCGGGGGTCCAATAATAGACAGTCTGGCAAAAAAAGGAAGGGAAGTTATAAAGCTTCCAAGACCTCTGCTGAAAGACCGGGGAAAAAACCGTTTTAACTTTTCCTTCTCAGGTTTGAAAACAGCTGTAATGAGAGAAGCTCAGAAAGGTATTTACAGAAAGGAAGATATAGCCCATTCATTTCAGGAAGCTGTTGTTGATGTTTTAGTAGGAAAAACTGTTGATGCAGTCATAGAGTACGGAATAAAAAATGTTGTTGTTGCTGGAGGTGTATCTGCAAACTCAAGACTGAGGGAGAGATTTCAGGAAGAAAGCCAGAAAACAGGATTTTCCGTCTATTTTCCTCCCCTTTATCTGTGTACAGACAACGGAGCTATGATTGCCTACACAGGATACAGAAGATTTAAGGAAACAGGAAGAACAACAGGACTTGATTTTGAGGGAAAGGCAAGACTGAGACTTGACAGGTTTGTGGATTATATCAGGAGAGGAGCTGGTCAATAG
- a CDS encoding EAL domain-containing protein, which yields MLSYEILEPYMEDIFNRFYEEVLSDEFLKTFFDSDEQIKSLVKKQIQNFKETLKESDREIELRYYNLGQLHYRKKIPFVNLVSGVDFIKNEIYRILIEKNLIDVYFFDVHELFEKIKNVLARTYLELSFSEIYVGINPEYKEYPFFNHHYNWLLKLKRVIKSRDKNKIPELDSKNCQLGKWLRSKEFELMCGDNKKCMIINDIHELIHNTAKSLVFYVFQERYVEAYLLFKTLSGLSLKILNELYEIYLSYVNNREERFLYFLSSELKRIKSGSITIINVKRLKAINEIYGKETGDFILEKIEQLIKKNFLKKNELIVRGISGEFFIFSDTKYTKKFEERLQKIKDFVENYKGFPVKVKIYIASVFLPENSSLIPEEIRKIISVVKQKAKERRDFYIAKTEEVEREIIPSVSMKFKDISFISNAISEEKIEIYFQPIVNLKIGDVYGYEALARLEKNGDVIPAGAFIELINRLDLGVDLDRVVLKRVSEHADILKKVAKNLFVNVNAKSLKSESYIESLSEVKDHLKRNRINLIMELTEHALLENVEVVRFLSEEFGIRFAVDDFGTGYSSLKTVIDLADSGLIEVLKIDGELVRGITTSEKNRKIVKMIASMSKNLNTKTVAEFVENPEITALIREMGINYGQGYALGKPQPIDQLLS from the coding sequence ATGCTCAGCTATGAAATTCTTGAACCTTATATGGAAGATATATTCAACAGGTTCTATGAGGAAGTACTCTCTGACGAATTCCTCAAAACATTCTTTGATTCAGATGAACAGATTAAATCCCTCGTAAAAAAGCAGATTCAGAACTTCAAAGAGACGTTAAAGGAAAGTGATAGAGAGATAGAACTCAGATATTACAATCTTGGTCAGCTCCATTACAGAAAAAAGATTCCCTTTGTCAATCTTGTCTCAGGCGTTGATTTTATCAAAAATGAGATCTATAGGATTTTGATTGAGAAAAATCTTATAGATGTGTACTTTTTTGATGTTCACGAACTTTTTGAAAAGATAAAAAACGTCCTTGCCCGCACATACTTAGAACTTTCCTTCAGTGAAATATATGTGGGAATAAATCCTGAGTATAAAGAGTATCCGTTTTTTAATCATCACTACAACTGGTTGCTTAAGCTGAAACGTGTGATAAAGTCCAGGGATAAAAATAAGATACCAGAACTTGACTCAAAGAACTGTCAGCTTGGTAAGTGGTTGAGGAGTAAAGAGTTTGAGCTTATGTGCGGCGATAATAAAAAGTGTATGATAATAAACGATATACACGAACTTATACACAATACAGCAAAGAGCCTCGTTTTCTATGTTTTTCAGGAAAGGTATGTGGAGGCTTATCTGCTTTTTAAAACATTGAGCGGTCTGTCATTAAAAATACTGAATGAGCTTTACGAGATATACCTGTCTTATGTTAACAACAGAGAAGAAAGATTTCTGTATTTTCTCTCTTCAGAACTAAAGAGGATAAAGTCAGGTAGTATAACAATTATTAATGTGAAGAGGCTGAAGGCAATCAACGAGATATACGGAAAGGAGACAGGAGACTTTATATTAGAAAAAATAGAACAGCTGATAAAAAAGAACTTTCTGAAAAAAAATGAGCTGATAGTAAGGGGAATATCAGGGGAGTTTTTTATATTTTCAGATACAAAGTATACTAAAAAGTTTGAAGAAAGACTGCAGAAAATAAAAGATTTTGTTGAGAATTACAAGGGATTTCCTGTAAAAGTGAAGATTTACATTGCTTCTGTCTTTTTGCCTGAGAACAGTTCTCTTATTCCGGAGGAAATAAGAAAGATTATATCTGTTGTAAAACAGAAAGCAAAGGAAAGAAGAGATTTTTATATTGCAAAAACAGAAGAGGTGGAAAGGGAGATAATACCTTCTGTAAGTATGAAGTTCAAAGATATATCCTTTATCAGCAATGCCATTTCTGAGGAAAAGATAGAGATTTACTTCCAGCCTATAGTTAATCTGAAAATCGGAGATGTTTACGGTTATGAAGCTCTGGCAAGGCTGGAGAAAAATGGTGATGTTATACCTGCAGGTGCATTTATAGAGCTGATAAACAGATTGGACCTTGGTGTTGACCTTGACAGAGTTGTTCTAAAAAGAGTGTCAGAGCATGCTGATATCCTGAAAAAAGTAGCAAAAAACCTGTTTGTCAACGTGAATGCAAAATCTTTAAAGTCTGAAAGCTACATTGAATCCCTCAGTGAGGTTAAAGACCACCTTAAAAGAAACAGGATAAATCTGATAATGGAGCTTACAGAACATGCCCTTTTAGAAAATGTGGAGGTGGTAAGATTTTTGAGTGAAGAGTTTGGAATAAGATTTGCCGTTGATGATTTTGGTACCGGTTATTCTTCGCTAAAAACAGTTATAGACCTTGCAGATTCTGGGCTTATAGAGGTTCTCAAAATAGATGGGGAGCTTGTAAGAGGTATTACAACCTCTGAAAAAAACAGAAAAATAGTAAAGATGATTGCGTCAATGTCAAAAAACCTGAACACAAAAACAGTTGCTGAATTTGTAGAAAACCCAGAGATAACTGCCCTTATAAGGGAAATGGGTATAAATTACGGACAGGGTTATGCCTTAGGAAAACCTCAGCCTATTGACCAGCTCCTCTCCTGA
- a CDS encoding ATP synthase F0 subunit B, with the protein MPEVHVIPDITLFVQLIIFLVFMLIMKKVYFDPYLEAFDEREKTVEKLLAEAEENNRKAEKILEEVEKILAQTREESKKIMEQYHRETTEMVNDILRKAQAEAEKEIEDAKKEVAMTVEIEKKTMDKIIQSMAEDIAEKLLLKEKAA; encoded by the coding sequence ATGCCAGAGGTTCACGTCATACCTGATATTACTCTGTTTGTCCAGCTGATAATATTCCTTGTTTTTATGTTAATCATGAAAAAGGTTTATTTTGACCCATACCTTGAAGCGTTTGATGAAAGGGAAAAAACAGTAGAAAAACTCCTTGCAGAAGCTGAGGAGAACAACAGGAAAGCGGAAAAGATATTGGAGGAAGTAGAAAAAATATTAGCTCAGACGAGAGAAGAGTCTAAGAAGATAATGGAGCAGTATCACAGAGAAACAACAGAAATGGTTAACGACATTCTCAGGAAAGCCCAGGCAGAAGCGGAAAAAGAGATAGAAGATGCCAAAAAAGAAGTGGCAATGACTGTTGAGATAGAGAAGAAAACAATGGACAAAATTATACAATCTATGGCTGAAGATATTGCAGAAAAATTACTTCTTAAGGAGAAAGCAGCATGA
- the atpA gene encoding F0F1 ATP synthase subunit alpha, protein MSAIRAEEVAESLKKQLEEFEAKANLEEVGTVLQVGDGVARVFGLEKAMYGEMVEFENGTLGVAFNLEEDNVGIILLGDETGIEEGTIVKRTGKILEIPVGMGLVGRVVDGTGKPIDGKGPIENIAYYSPVEKIAPGVVTRKSVHEPLQTGIKAIDAMIPIGRGQRELIIGDRATGKTTIAIDTILNQKGEDVYCVYVAIGQKRAVVRQIVETLQKHGAMEYTTVVAATASDPATMQYIAPFVGCTIAEYFRDNGMHALIIYDDLTKHAYAYRQLSLLLRRPPGREAYPGDVFYLHSRLLERAAKLNDELGAGSLTALPIIETQAGDVAAYIPTNVISITDGQIFLETDLFHKGVRPAINVGLSVSRVGGAAQIKAMKQVAGTLRLELAQFRELEAFVQFASELDKATQQQIARGQRLVEILKQPPNKPVPVEKQIAIIYAGTKGYLDDVPVSAIQKFEQEFYTFLDTEKPELLEMIRAEKKLTDEIETKLKEAIEEFKKKVAF, encoded by the coding sequence ATGTCTGCAATAAGAGCTGAAGAAGTTGCTGAAAGCCTTAAAAAACAGCTTGAAGAGTTTGAAGCAAAGGCAAACCTTGAAGAGGTTGGAACAGTTCTTCAGGTTGGTGATGGTGTTGCAAGGGTTTTTGGTCTTGAGAAGGCTATGTACGGTGAGATGGTTGAGTTTGAAAATGGAACGTTAGGTGTTGCCTTTAACCTTGAAGAAGATAACGTAGGTATCATTCTCCTTGGAGATGAAACAGGTATAGAAGAAGGAACAATCGTAAAAAGAACAGGTAAGATACTAGAGATACCAGTTGGAATGGGTCTTGTTGGAAGGGTTGTTGATGGAACAGGTAAACCTATAGATGGAAAGGGACCAATAGAAAACATTGCTTACTACTCACCAGTTGAAAAGATAGCTCCCGGTGTTGTAACAAGAAAGTCTGTTCACGAACCTCTCCAGACAGGTATCAAGGCCATAGATGCTATGATACCAATCGGAAGAGGACAGAGGGAGCTGATTATCGGTGATAGGGCTACAGGAAAGACAACAATTGCCATAGATACAATACTGAACCAGAAAGGGGAAGATGTTTACTGTGTCTATGTTGCAATAGGTCAAAAAAGAGCAGTTGTAAGACAGATTGTTGAAACTCTCCAGAAACACGGAGCTATGGAATACACGACTGTTGTTGCTGCTACAGCTTCTGATCCAGCAACAATGCAGTATATTGCTCCATTTGTTGGATGTACAATTGCTGAGTACTTTAGAGATAACGGAATGCACGCACTTATCATATATGACGACCTGACAAAACATGCCTATGCTTACAGACAGTTATCTCTCCTTCTTAGAAGACCGCCGGGAAGGGAAGCTTATCCGGGAGATGTTTTCTATCTTCACTCAAGGCTTCTTGAAAGGGCAGCAAAATTGAACGACGAGCTTGGAGCAGGCTCTCTTACTGCACTGCCTATCATTGAAACACAGGCTGGAGACGTTGCAGCATACATCCCAACAAACGTTATATCCATTACAGATGGACAGATATTCCTTGAAACAGACCTGTTCCACAAAGGTGTAAGACCTGCTATTAACGTTGGTCTTTCTGTTTCAAGGGTTGGTGGTGCTGCTCAGATAAAAGCTATGAAACAGGTTGCAGGAACACTCAGACTGGAACTTGCCCAGTTTAGAGAGCTTGAAGCGTTTGTTCAGTTTGCATCGGAACTTGACAAGGCGACACAGCAACAGATTGCAAGGGGACAGAGACTGGTTGAGATACTGAAACAGCCACCAAACAAGCCTGTTCCAGTTGAAAAACAGATAGCAATCATATATGCAGGAACAAAAGGATACCTTGATGATGTTCCTGTCAGTGCGATACAGAAATTTGAGCAGGAGTTCTACACATTCCTTGACACAGAAAAACCAGAGCTTTTAGAGATGATAAGAGCTGAGAAAAAGCTGACAGATGAGATAGAGACAAAACTGAAAGAGGCTATAGAAGAATTCAAAAAGAAAGTTGCCTTTTAG
- a CDS encoding ATP synthase F0 subunit B → MKKVFPFVLGTVSVAVASGGEGGLLVWKIINTIFLVILLAWIIKKWGIQFFENRRKSIASMVEEAQKAQADSRRALEEAQAKLEDAKMKFEESLKIAEETAKKEREVALKEAREMAERIKSQAKETIMVEIKRGENELRKYAVQKAIEISEKIVKEKINPEVEKEIILKTLKSIS, encoded by the coding sequence ATGAAAAAAGTTTTCCCCTTTGTTCTTGGAACGGTTTCTGTGGCTGTAGCATCTGGTGGAGAAGGCGGTCTTCTTGTATGGAAAATTATAAACACCATTTTTCTTGTAATACTGTTGGCATGGATAATTAAAAAGTGGGGTATCCAGTTCTTTGAAAACAGAAGAAAATCTATAGCTTCTATGGTGGAGGAGGCACAGAAAGCACAGGCAGACAGCAGGAGAGCCCTTGAAGAAGCACAGGCAAAGTTAGAGGATGCAAAAATGAAGTTTGAGGAATCTCTAAAGATAGCAGAGGAAACCGCAAAAAAAGAAAGGGAAGTTGCACTGAAAGAAGCCCGTGAAATGGCAGAGAGGATAAAGTCTCAGGCTAAAGAAACCATAATGGTTGAGATTAAAAGGGGAGAAAACGAACTGAGAAAGTATGCAGTTCAGAAAGCCATAGAGATATCAGAAAAAATAGTAAAGGAAAAGATAAACCCAGAAGTAGAAAAAGAGATAATACTAAAAACATTAAAAAGCATTTCTTAA